CTTTTACTTCATCCCAGGAGGTGAATTTTGTTTGGTTAAAACTGTTTAGATAAAGTTTAAACGATTTTGATTCAACAAGGTTTGGGCTCGTTGCAGGTAGTGCGACTTCACCAACAGCTACTTGTGGTAAACCATTTTGATTTAGCCACGACAGTTCATATAGCGTCCATACATCACAACCTACAAAAGGAAGTTCATCACCTAGTGCAAGATCATCACGATTAAGACTTCGAGGAACCGCTTGTAGTAATTCAGGCTCGTAAGTGTGTTTGTATTCTGTTTTTTGTCCAAGGGTCAGTGATTTTAGCTCATCTGCATTGGTGTATTTAGTCATATTGAAAATACCAAAAGTAGATTAGAATAAGGCGTACTAAGTAGACAGCCTTTCGTTTAATATTGGATAGTTTACTTGAAATTTTATCTTATGAGGAGAATCGAATGCCACTTTCGGTAGAGCAAGCGCTTGCTAACTTTAGCCAACGTTATGTAGAAGCATGGAAAGCACAACATGATTGCTTGCCAATTAATGAAGAGTTAGTGGGATTAGCTTCTCCTTGTATTGAAGAAACGCGAGATTTAGAAATATCTTGGCAACCTATTGTTAGAGATGAAGCGATTCGTTTGCATAATATCGAGCAAGGAATTGAATTGGATCTTCATGACGACTTCCATGCATTTTATGGCACTCAATATAGTGCGGATATGACAGCCAAGTTTGAAGATATGAATATTGAACTTCTTCAAGTGTGGAGCGATGAGGATCTGGAGCGTTTGCAAGGCAATATGCTAGGTCATTTAGTCATGCAGCGTCGTCTGAAACTAGTACCGACTTTATTTGTTGCTGTTACAGATGATGAAATGGAAGTCGTTTCTATTTGTAATCAATCTGGTGAAGTGATTTTAGATCGCGTTGGTACTAAAAATAGAACAGTATTAGCGGCGAATATGGCTGAGTTTTTAAATAAACTAGAGCCGGTTATTGCTGCATAGTTAATTGGTAAATGATTAAATCAATTCCGGTGTAATTACGTCGGAATTTTTATTTTTAAAGTGGTTAGGAAAAGAGCGTTAATGTTTGTTACTGAGTTAGATTTTGAAGTGTATTGTGATACTTCGATGGCAGCGGTAGAAAAGGCAATAAATTATTGTTTAGATTGCCTACGTTACAATGGACAAGTTATTGGCCGTGAATTACCTGTTGTGATGAAAGGAACGAACTTTGTTGCTCGTGTTGTTTGTCCTGAAGTAGATTCATTACATCCGGATAATCACAGCCCTCAGGTAAAGCTAGCTTTCAAACAACTGAGTGAGTTTGGATTATTACAACCTAAAGTTAAAGTGGTTGGCCAAGACATGAACTCAGATCCTAGTGATGAGAGTGAAACCGTTAGTTGGCAAATTCTTTATACTAGCCATTTACATACGTGTTCGCCGATTCGACATGGTGAGACATTCCAACCTATTCCATTATACCGTTTACCTGCGGTAGCCAATGGTGATCAAAAACAGCTTATTAAATGGCAAGAAGATTGGAGTGCATGTGATCAATTACAGATGAATGGCTCTGTTGTTGAGCATCCTTCATTACATGAGATCAGTTCAAGCAAAAGTCACCTATTTAAACGTGGTTGGGATTTGTGTCGTCGTATGGCGGTAGTAAGTGGCATTCCAACGTATTTATACATTTATCGTGTGGCTGGCGAGAGTAAAGAGAAAGAGCAAGCACGTCGTTGTCCTGTGTGTGATGGGGATTGGGCTTTAAAAGAGCCGCTTCATGAAGTATTTGATTTCAAATGTGATGAATGCTTATTAGTAAGTAATTTATCTTGGGACTTTAAAGACTAAGTTTGGTTGAATAAAAATGGGAGCCTAGATGCTCCCATTTTTTATATTTTGGTTTTGGCTAAAATGCGATCCAATTGATTCGCAAATTCTCGACGTTCTGTTTGAGAAAGTGGAGCTGGGCCACCAGTTTGAATGCCACTGGCACGCATTGTATCCATAAAATCACGAATATTTAATCGAGCTTTAATGGTTGCTTCGGTGTATAACTCACCACGAGGGTTTAATACTTGTACTTTCTTCTCAATGAGCTCTGCGGCTAATGGAATATCTGCACTGATCACCAAATCGCCCGCTTCAGAGCGCTTTACAATTTCATCATCAGCAACATCAAATCCAGATTCGACTTGCATTGAGCGAATATTGGCGGCACTTGGCACTGGAATATAATGGTTAGCGACTAAAGTTAGTTGAATTCCAGTTCGAGTTGCAGCGCGAAATAGCACTTCTTTTACTACTTTTGGACATGCGTCAGCATCAACCCAAATTTGCATTATTTATTCTCCAGAGCCATCAAGCGGTTGGTTAGCTCTTTGACTTGTTGTTCAAGTTGAGCAATACGCTCATCTGCGGTTAATGAGGTTTCTCGAACTTCTATTTTTGGTACATGAGAAGTCGATTTAAATGATTTTACCGCAGCAATAATAGCAGGCATAGGGACTGGAGTCGTTAAGCGAGCTCGTACCAATGCCGTGGTTGGTTTTTTGCCTTCACCGGTTAAATCTTGCAGAATTTTTTGCAGTTCATCCGTTACATTTTTCATTGTGACTTCCTATATTTCAGCTTTGTTTATAATAACGAATTCTCTATACCAATCCTAGAAGAATAAAAGTGTGATGAAAATCACGTGAAATAATGGGTATTAAATAGATGAAAATGGAAAAAAGAGAACATGCTTGTGCGATATCTCTCACGTGCAAGGTGAGAAATATCGTTTATTTTATCGTAAATTAGAATAAGAGTCTTATTAAGTTGTTGTTATTAATGGTGTTTTATTTTTTGATATGATTGTGGATGCAAAGAAAGATAAAAAATATGTCGCTAGACCATTGTTCAAAAAAGTCAAAAGCGTAATCTTATTGGTGTCGGAAGGATACTGACACGGAACAGGAACTAGCCAAGGATTTGGTAAGCTTCAGGATGAAGCATTCGGTTATTTAGGATGAATAATCGGCAAGGAAAGCAAAGGACATTGAACGGACGCAATAGTAACTTGGATGGTTGCTACTAAGGAAGACAATGGATACCTCTAGGATAGAGGAAGGACTGAACATCAGGATGATGTAAGGGACACCGCTCACGGAACAAGTGAAGAGAGTTAACGACGGACTGTTGACGGATCAGGATGAGATCAAGGACACCGCTAGGACGGCGACGAACGGAATAAGCTGAAGGAGTCAGCATACTATCATGGATTTGATGCATGGAGCACCACTTAGTAGCCGGACTGCTGCGAGTAGAGTTATAACCCCATTAAGCGAGAGCTTGATGGGGTTTTTCTTTTTTACGCAATCATTAGCACTTATACCCCCACCGAATACGCCCATTTCCTAGTTTAAAAAAACATCAATTTATCTAGATCACATTTTTAATCTGTAAATTATTAATATTCGTGAGTTGAATCATATTTGCTCAATTATGTTATGTAACCGGTTACTGAAACCGGTTACATTTCTCACCAGTGAATAAAAGTTAATAAATTTATAATTCTAATTAGGGGTGAACAATGAGTACTCAAGCGGTAAATTTGCAAAGTACTATCATGGAAAAGGTGAATAAATTCCTACCTAAAGTTTTAAAGGTTGTGAATTCAAAACCGATCGTAGCGATTAAAGAAGGCTTCATGTTAACAATGCCATTGACCATTATAGGTTCAGTGTTTTTGTTATTGGCGTTTGTACCTATTGATGGTTACAGCGAGTTTATGGCTGGAATTTTTGGAGCAGAGTGGTCAACACCATTGTTCCAAGTTGTAGGGGCAACATTTGATATTTTGGCACTAATTGGTGCTTTTGGTATTGCGTATACTTACGTTAAATATGAAGGACATAATGGTGTAAATGCGGGGGTATTAGCCATTGTTTCTCTTCTTATTGTAATGAATGCCTTTGTTGTCGCACCTGATGGTGTAACTCAAATTGGTGGCGTAATACCGAAAGCCTTTCTTGGTGGTAAAGGTATGATTGCAGCCATCGTGATTGGTTTAGTTGTTGGTATTATTTATTCAATGGCCTTTAATCGTAATTGGGTTATCAAACTGCCTGATAGTGTGCCTGAAGGGGTATCCAATGCTTTTAAATCGCTTATTCCTGGTTTTCTTATTATCACTCTTGCTTTCTTAACTTACATCTTCTTTGAAGTTGTATTTGAAAGAACCTTTATTGAAACCATCTATCATATTATTCAAACGCCACTACAAAGCATGTCTGATTCATTCTTTGGAGCGGTTGGTATTGCTTTACTTATCTCTCTACTTTGGTGGTGTGGTGTTCACGGTCCAGTTATTGTTATGGGCATTATGGGACCAATCGTGACAGCGAACGCACTTCATAATCAATCTATCGTGAATGCAGGCGAAGCATTGATTGCTGGCGAAAATGGCAAAGTAGTAACTAACCAGTTTGTTGACCAATTCATTACTGTTGGTGGGTCAGGTTTAACGTTTGGTTTAGTGTGCTGCATGGTGTTATTTGCCCGCTCTATTCAGTTCAAACAGCTTGGTCGCCTTTCTTTTATCCCAGGTATTTTCAATATCAATGAACCTGTGATTTTTGCAACTCCAATTATCTTTAACCCAATCATGTTTATTCCATTTGTAACAGCACCTGTGCTATCAGCAATTATGGTTTATACGTCAATTAATATGGGATTTGTTGGTCCATTTACCGCAGTTCAAGTGCCTTGGACAACGCCTATGGTGCTTAGCGGATTCATCGTTGGTGGTTGGAGTGCAGCATTACTACAAATAGCCGTGTTCTGTATGACAGTGTGCGTTTATTTCCCATTCTTTAAATATCAAGACAAGTTAGCTGCTCAAGATGAAGCAAAGGCAGCAGCGCCAACATCACAAGCAACAGCTTAATTAAAACAGATTAGATGAGTATCGAGGTTATTATGAAAAAGATTTTATTACTATGTGCAGCAGGTATGTCTACGTCAATGGTTGTAAAAAAAATGCGTGAATCAGCAGAACAAAAAGGATTAGATATTCATATCGAAGCCCACGGCGTTGAAACGATTCAAGACTATTTATCTGAATATGATTTATTCCTATTAGGGCCACAAATTCGCTTTAAAAAAGACGAACTTCAGAAATTGGCAGATGAAGTAAATAAGAAAGTCGAAGTCATCGACATGATGGATTACGGCATGATGAAAGGCGAGAAGATCCTAAATGATGCATTGGCTCTTTTAGACTAACCATATTCAGTTGGCTACAGTAATAGACAGGAATTTGAAATGAAATTTGCACATGATTTTTTATTTGGCGCAGCAACCGCTTCTTATCAAGTGGAAGGCGCGTGGGATCAAGATGGTAAAGGTCCAACAAACTGGGATGAGTTTACCAAAATACCAGGAAAAACGTTTGAAGGAACTAACGGTGATGTCGCTGTTGATCATTACAATCGTTATAAAGAAGACATCGCTTTAATGGCGGAAATGGGATTAGAGTCATACCGTTTCTCAATTTCTTGGGCTCGTATTTTCCCAAATGGAACGGGGGAAATTAATCAAAAAGGCATCGATTTTTATAATAATCTGATCGATGAATGTTTGAAATATGGCATTGTTCCTTTTGTTACTCTATATCACTGGGATCTGCCATTAGCACTAGAAAAAGAAGGTGCATGGTTAAATAAAGCAACGGGCGATGCGTATGTCGAGTTTGCTAAATTATGTTTCAACGAATTCGGTGACCGTGTTAAGCATTTTATAACGTTTAATGAAACGGTTGTGTTCTGTGCTCTAGGATACATGGCAGGCGCACACCCACCAGGCATTCAAAATGACCCGAAAAAATACTTCCAAGCAACACATAACGTATTTTACGCTCATGCTAAAGCGGTGATTGAATATAAAAAATTAAATCAATTTGGTGAGATTGGTTTGAGTCATGTATTTAGCCCTGCATTTGGGGTTGATGATTCTGAAGAGAGTCACTTTGCTGCAATGCATGCGAATCAATTTAGTATGAACTGGTTCTATGATCCTATTTTGCTTGGTAAATATCCAGAGTATGTAGTTAAGCAATTACAAGAAGAAGGTAACCTTCCTGATTGGACGGATGAAGAGCTACAAACTATTTTTGAAGCCGCACCTTTGAATGACTTTATGGGATTGAATTATTACCAGCCTCAGCGTGTAGAGAAAATTCAAGGGGATGTTGAAGCTCGTACGATTACACGAGAAAACTCAACGGGCTCACCTGGTAACCCTAGTTACGATAATGTGTACCGTACTGTGAAAATGGCAGATAAAAAGTACACGAAATGGGATTGGGAAATTTCACCCGAAGGGTTTGTTGGCGGATTAGAAATGCTGAAAGAGCACTATGGTCAAATTAAACTCTACATCACGGAAAATGGTTTAGGTGATGAAGATCCTATCATTGATGGTGAAGTGTGCGATATTCCACGTATTAATTTTATTAAAGAGCACTTAGGTGCGGTAAAAGAAGCGGTTCGTCGCGGTGTTCATATTAAAGGGTATTACGCTTGGTCTGCCATTGACTTATTAAGTTGGTTAAATGGTTATAAAAAGCAATATGGTTTTATTTATGTTGATCATCAAAATGGATTGGCTCGTAAGAAAAAAGCATCATTCCATTGGTTTAAAGATGTCATTGCCACTCGTGGTGAAGATATTTAACTGAAATAAAGGGAGAAGTTTGCATTATGGCAACGTACATTTCGTTTGATATTGGTGGTACAGACATAAAGTTTGGCGTGTTAAATGAACAAGGAAAAGTTCTTGAGCAAGGGAAAGTGAAAACTGAAACTTGCGGAGAAAAAATCATTGCCACTCTTGTGGATATAAAAGAGCAGTGGTCAAAAAAGTATACGTTCGATGGTGCAGCTTTCTCTCTTCCTGGATTTGTAGATGTAAACACAGGGTATTTAAAAACAGGTGGAGCAATTGATGATTTCTACGGTTTTCAATTTAAAGATGAATTAACTAAGAGATTATCGTTACCTGTTGAATTAGAGAATGATGTTAACTGTGTAGCGCTTGCTGAAAAATGGCGCGGTAAAGCACAACATGTTGAGAATTTTATCTGTATTACGATAGGCACAGGAATTGGTGGTGCTATCTATATTAATAATCAAATGGTTCGAGGTCATGGTTTTATGGCTGGCGAGTTTGGTTATATGTTTACAAAAAATGTATTTGATATTGAAGATAAAGCAACAGCAAGTATGAGTTTTACTGCATCAGTCAGAGAAGGGCTAAGACGTCGATATTCAAAATTAAAAAATATTAATAGTATTGATAATATATCAGGAAAAGATATTTTTGAACTCGCATCAACAGGTGATGAAGTAGCAATAAAAGTAATAGATGACTTTTATAATAATATTGCTATCGGATTATATAACCTTACGTTTATTTTAAATCCAGAAAAAATAATTATTGGTGGAGCGATAAGTAGTCGAGAAGATTTGATTTTTAATATTGAAGAGAAGTTTAATCAGATTATTAAAAGCCAAAGTTCAATTAATGAATTTAATGTTAAAGAGTTAGTTTCCATTGAGAAAAGTACATTTAATAATGACAGTGGATTAATTGGAGCGGTATATCACTTTTTAACAATGAAAAACAAATTTAAATAGGAATAAATAATATGCTAGTCGGTGAAGAGTTAGAAACTACAGTAATGGAACTTATTATTAATGCAGGTGAATCTAAATCATGTGCAATGGAAGCATTACGAGCAGCAAAATCTGGCGAGTGGGATAAAGTTGATGATCTTTTAAAGCAATCAGCTGAAGCTTCGAAAAGAGCGCATGATGTGCAAACACAGCTTATTGGCATGGATGAGGGAGAAGGAAAAGTGCCAGTAAATTTAATTATGGTGCACGCCCAAGATCATATTATGACTTCTATGCTTGCAAAAGAGATGATTCAAGAGCTAATTGAGATTCATCGCGCGTTGCAGAATAAATAATAAAGTGTATTTAGCGTAATAACTTAGCTATTATTACGCTAATTTCATCTACATATTTTTGAGGGCTCAATGGCAACAATCAATGACGTATGTAAGCTTGCAGGTGTTTCTAAGGCGACCGTTTCTCGAGTAATGAATGGAAAAGGTCCAGTAAAAGAAGAAACAAAAAAACTGATTTTTGATGCAATGGAAACATTAGACTATAAACCGAGCCTTGTCGCTCAAGCATTGGCAACAAATAGTTCTAATAGTATTGGCCTTATTGTGTCGTTCTTTGACGGTTATTATTTTGGTATTTTACTCAAAGAAGCGACAAGAATTGCAGAAGAATCAGGAAAGCAATTAATCGTCACTGACGGTCATAATCAAGTTGAAACTGAAATCGAAGCCATTAATTCACTAGTGGCAAGAAAGTGTGATGCTATTTTAATTTATAGCCGTACGATGACGGCTGATGATTATTGTGAAATTCAGAAAAAACTGCCAATCCCACTTGTGGTAATTAATCGAACCTTACCAGATGGGTTAGGGCACGCAGTTGCTTTTGATCAATATAATGCAAGTCAAATGGCTATTGAGCATCTTGTTGAATTAGGGCATAAAAACATTGCAATTATCACCCTTAATATGACATCAAGTACTGGCCAAATTCGTTTGAAAGGAGCGAAAGAAACGCTTGAAAAACATGGTATTACTTATGATGATAACTTAACTATAATAAAGAATGGTAAGTTAGAAGATGGGTATCAAGCATGTAAGGAATTGCTGAAGCGTTCACAAGATATTTCCGCTATTTTTTGTTTTAATGATCATTTAGCACTCGGTGCAATTAAAGCCTTAAAAGAGATGAATATTCGTGTTCCTGAAGATATTTCCATCGTTGGGATAGATAATGATGAGATCTCTGCATTTTTATCTCCAGCATTAACAACGATTAATATTCCTATTCAAAAAGTAACTCAGTTGGCAATGGATAAAGCATTAAGATTGATTTCTGATAAAGAAGTAAAAGCAACAACTGAAATATTAAAAGGTAATATAATTGTTCGTGAATCAACAAAGGATATTAATTAAACTATTTTATTTTCAATAAGCATCGATTAATTGGTGCTTTTTTGTTTTTATTGAATGGATATCTATTAAAAAGCTAAAAATAAAACATATATAAATATAAAACGTGCGTGATCAGGTTAATATTTAAAAATTATGATTGTTGAATATTAATAATATAACAGTAAATAATTTAATTAGTTCATGAATGAGTCGTAAATATAATTCGATAATGTTCATGATGATTTTAAATTGCTGTTTTAATATTTATTAAGGAATTATAATGAAATTATTACCTGTTGCTCTGGCTGTTACTGCGACCCTTTCTTCATTTTCTACTTTTGCTGAAACAGATCCATTAGATAATATTCAATTAGATGATCAACAACCTTTAGTTATTTCTCCTGAAACCAAAATCCCTGATGGGATCGTTTTTTCTGGTTATGCTCGTTATGGATTTCATTTTTCTGATGATACACAAAAATACGTCTCAGCTGATGGCCAATTAATTGGTAATGCTACTGGTCGTTTAGGTAATGAAGGCAATGGCGGTGAGTTTCAGTTTGCAAAAGGATTTGTTTCTGATAATGGCACCATTTGGGATGTAGTTGTCATGCTAGAGCATTGGGGGGATGAGGTTGGCTTGAAGAAATTCTATGCGGGGGCGACGAATGTCTTTGAATCTCAACCTAATGCTTATATTTGGGCTGGTCGAGATTTCCATAACCGACCACAGACAGGATTAAACGATTACTTCTGGATGATGAATGATTCTCAAGGTGCTGGTATTAAAAACCTTGAGTTTGGTAACGTGAAATTCGATATGGCTGCAGTTGCACAAGTTGTTGATGGTGGTGGTACTGGTGACAGTGGTAATTACGCAATTACATCTAAATTACATGGAATTAATTTAACGGACGCCTTAGATCTTTCTTTCTATGCGAACTATGGTTTTTCCTCTAAAAATACTGAGACTGACAAGGACACGCAAACTTGTACGGGAACCGGTGCAGATAAGCAGTGTTATGTCGATGATATTGACTCGTACCAATTGGCGCTTGAGTTAAATCATAGTGTTGGAATGCTGAGTAATAAGTTTGTGACTCGCTATGGTAATAACGTTGATAACAATATTTTTAATAAGACAGAAGATTTATCAACGTTGTTGATGCAGCTAGAAGGTAAGTTAGTGATGAGTAATCAAACTAATATTGAATATTTAGTTGGTTATCAATCATTAGAAGATAAAAATGCGAGTCAAGATGACCGAGCTAACTACAGTGCCATTGTGCGTCCCACTTATGCATGGAATAACATTCACTCTACATGGCTAGAAGCGGGTTATTCAGTGGTTGATTTTGATAATCAAAGCGGACAAAACGATGCTTGGAAAGTCACCTTATCTCAAAATATTAGCTTTGATATGGATTCAGGTGCAAGACCAATGTTGAGATTTTACGCAACCGTTGGTGACTCAAATACAGAAGTGGATTTAACTCGTGGAGAAACGGGTAAACAAGATACTTTTGCTGTTGGTGCTATGTGGGAAGCATGGTGGTAACCAAAAGGATATAAAATAAGGGGGGAATTGGGCTAGCAGCAATACTATGTGCTAGCCCAGTTTTCATTAGTATTCTTCAGCCATGCGATACGGAGGTAAATTAAACTTTGCTGCTTTAAAGCCTATCATGATCAATTTACCTGTGTAGTGGTCATCTCCCACGGAAGAAAACTCGAATTCATAAATAGTATGTAGGCGCTTTTTACCGTCAGGTAATTGAATACCGTAAGAACCTCTTGCGACACTAAGTAGCTGTAATTCCATTTTTTTACAATAATGTTGAATAGCTTGGTGAGCATATTCCGATTGTCTTCTTTGTTGCCAAAAAAGAAAGCAGAATAGGGTTAGTGCTAATATCGCAAGTAGATTATCCATATCTTAACTCTTGGTGGTTTGCTGCAATTTTAATAAAGCGTTAGCCAGTTTAGGATCTGCTTCTCCATGAAGGATCTGAAGCATGCACATACGAAGTTTCGGTTGCATTACTAAATCAGCAAACAACTGATTAAATAGCTGTTGATCACCCGTTTGAGCCAATCGTAATAAGAAAAGATTAGCAACAGACAGATCCTCTAATCCACTCCAGCAACGACCAGCAATAGCGACAAGAACTTCAGGGTGGCTTAGACGCTCACTCGATAAAATTAAAGTCAGTGCTTTAATTAAAGTATTCTTATCTGTCCCAGAAAGTGCACGAATATGTGCAGATAATAGAAACAGATCAGATTCTTTGTCGTTGCATAGCTCTTGGATTGTTTCTAATTGCTTTTGTGCTAATTTTTCAGGCAAATTGATGTGTTCTAAGCAGCCTAATGTGGCGTATAAAACCGTTGTCGGTAAATGAGACAGCGATTTGCGAAGTGCAGTACTGTTGTTGTCTTTATCTAGATTTGCACATACATCTGCTAACCCTTGCATTCCCACAAATTGCCAGTTATCCCAACCGTTTATACCCGAAAGATAAGTTTTCGCATGATCATAGTATTGACTCATAGGCTGTGCTAATTCCGCACGCAAGAAACTATGAAACATTGCCATCTTGTCATCTTTAGGCTTAAAGGTATAAGGGTTATTTGACAACTTTTGTTGTTGCTCTTCGCTTAAATCGCCGCTTAATGACACCCCAATCGCTTCGATAACGTACTTAATAAAATTACCTATATCAGCTTGTTGCAGTAGACTTCGTTCATCTAAAGGCAGTTTTAAAAACCAAATCCAAGGTTGTTTTGTATCATTCCAATAAGCGATAGCTAAATGAGCATGACGTTGTAATGGGTAAGGATAAGGTTGCTGTCCAGCTTCAATAGATTCAAATTGTTTATTTGAGATAGGTTGAACACGGCGACCTAAGTCATAAATCGTGTATTCACAATCTGATTGCTGTATCAGTTGGGTAAGCGTATAAATCTGATCCATGATATGTCTTATTTTATGGGTAATGTCGTGATTATACCCAAGCCTTGATAAGATGGTATCCTTTGTCATCAAAAGTATCAGAGAGTGCGAGTTTTATCGGATATGACGACATCGTTAGAATTATCAACATTATTAGAGCAGTTAGCTCAGCAATTAGAACATCATGGGCACTGGCAACGTATGTCACCATCGATAGCCGATTTATCAAGTACAGAGCCGTTTGCCATTGATACTCTATCTGCATCTGAGTGGTTGCAGTGGATTTTTATCCCTAAGATGAATTATCTAATTGAGAATAATAAACCGACGCCAAAAGGGTTCTCAATTGCTCCCTATATTGAAGAAGCATTAAAGGATATTGAAGGGTATAACGAGATTGTACGCTTATGTCATGCCATTGATGTATTAGGTAAATGAAGTGAATACAGAAGAAATTACAGCTGTGAATGATGAGTTATTAGAAGAACAAGTTGAGCCAATAGAGCTTGAGATTGTTTATCGTGATGAACATTTAATTGCGATTAATAAACCTGCAGGAATGTTAGTACACCGCTCATGGCTTGATAAGCACGAAACGGTATTTGCGATGCAAACGTTACGTGATCAAATTGGTCAGCATGTGTTTCCATTACATCGTTTAGACAGACCAACATCAGGAATCTTATTCTTTGCTTTATCAAGCGAGATTGCTGCACAAGTATCTCCACTTTTCGCAAGCAGAGAAATAAAGAAAACCTATCATGCGATTGTTCGTGGATGGATTGAAGAGGCGGACACGCTTGATTATCCATTAAAAAAAGAACTCGATAAAATTGCAGATAAAAAGGCATCACAAGAAGTCGAAGCTAAAGAAGCGATCACAGAGTACAAACCGTTAGCTAAAGTGGAGTTACCTTATTCAACTGGTAAGTTTCCAACCACGCGATATTGTTTGATGGAGTTAAAACCACATACAGGTAGAAAGCATCAACTTCGTCGTCATATGGCACATTTACGTCACCCAATTGTTGGTGATACAAGCCACGGCGATGGAAAGCATAATCGTTTATTTAAAGAAAAATTGGATAGCCACCGTTTGTTACTTCACGCATCTGAATTGAATTTTACTCATCCAATAACGGGGGAGGATATCGTGATTAAAGCGGATTTTGATGATACGTGGAAAAAACTATTTACTGAGTTTGGTTGGAATTTTTGATTTTTATAATAAAAAAGGGAAGACAGATAACCTGTCTTCCCTTTTTTTAAATCAATGTCTCGTCCTGAAATGTGTTTACACATTTAGGACTTTTATATGACAAATCAAGAAAAAAACAAAGAATAAGCGA
The Aliivibrio fischeri ATCC 7744 = JCM 18803 = DSM 507 DNA segment above includes these coding regions:
- a CDS encoding LacI family DNA-binding transcriptional regulator; translation: MATINDVCKLAGVSKATVSRVMNGKGPVKEETKKLIFDAMETLDYKPSLVAQALATNSSNSIGLIVSFFDGYYFGILLKEATRIAEESGKQLIVTDGHNQVETEIEAINSLVARKCDAILIYSRTMTADDYCEIQKKLPIPLVVINRTLPDGLGHAVAFDQYNASQMAIEHLVELGHKNIAIITLNMTSSTGQIRLKGAKETLEKHGITYDDNLTIIKNGKLEDGYQACKELLKRSQDISAIFCFNDHLALGAIKALKEMNIRVPEDISIVGIDNDEISAFLSPALTTINIPIQKVTQLAMDKALRLISDKEVKATTEILKGNIIVRESTKDIN
- a CDS encoding carbohydrate porin, translating into MKLLPVALAVTATLSSFSTFAETDPLDNIQLDDQQPLVISPETKIPDGIVFSGYARYGFHFSDDTQKYVSADGQLIGNATGRLGNEGNGGEFQFAKGFVSDNGTIWDVVVMLEHWGDEVGLKKFYAGATNVFESQPNAYIWAGRDFHNRPQTGLNDYFWMMNDSQGAGIKNLEFGNVKFDMAAVAQVVDGGGTGDSGNYAITSKLHGINLTDALDLSFYANYGFSSKNTETDKDTQTCTGTGADKQCYVDDIDSYQLALELNHSVGMLSNKFVTRYGNNVDNNIFNKTEDLSTLLMQLEGKLVMSNQTNIEYLVGYQSLEDKNASQDDRANYSAIVRPTYAWNNIHSTWLEAGYSVVDFDNQSGQNDAWKVTLSQNISFDMDSGARPMLRFYATVGDSNTEVDLTRGETGKQDTFAVGAMWEAWW
- a CDS encoding DUF3301 domain-containing protein produces the protein MDNLLAILALTLFCFLFWQQRRQSEYAHQAIQHYCKKMELQLLSVARGSYGIQLPDGKKRLHTIYEFEFSSVGDDHYTGKLIMIGFKAAKFNLPPYRMAEEY
- a CDS encoding DUF3549 family protein, whose amino-acid sequence is MDQIYTLTQLIQQSDCEYTIYDLGRRVQPISNKQFESIEAGQQPYPYPLQRHAHLAIAYWNDTKQPWIWFLKLPLDERSLLQQADIGNFIKYVIEAIGVSLSGDLSEEQQQKLSNNPYTFKPKDDKMAMFHSFLRAELAQPMSQYYDHAKTYLSGINGWDNWQFVGMQGLADVCANLDKDNNSTALRKSLSHLPTTVLYATLGCLEHINLPEKLAQKQLETIQELCNDKESDLFLLSAHIRALSGTDKNTLIKALTLILSSERLSHPEVLVAIAGRCWSGLEDLSVANLFLLRLAQTGDQQLFNQLFADLVMQPKLRMCMLQILHGEADPKLANALLKLQQTTKS
- a CDS encoding YqcC family protein, with amino-acid sequence MTTSLELSTLLEQLAQQLEHHGHWQRMSPSIADLSSTEPFAIDTLSASEWLQWIFIPKMNYLIENNKPTPKGFSIAPYIEEALKDIEGYNEIVRLCHAIDVLGK
- the truC gene encoding tRNA pseudouridine(65) synthase TruC, which translates into the protein MNTEEITAVNDELLEEQVEPIELEIVYRDEHLIAINKPAGMLVHRSWLDKHETVFAMQTLRDQIGQHVFPLHRLDRPTSGILFFALSSEIAAQVSPLFASREIKKTYHAIVRGWIEEADTLDYPLKKELDKIADKKASQEVEAKEAITEYKPLAKVELPYSTGKFPTTRYCLMELKPHTGRKHQLRRHMAHLRHPIVGDTSHGDGKHNRLFKEKLDSHRLLLHASELNFTHPITGEDIVIKADFDDTWKKLFTEFGWNF